In Lascolabacillus massiliensis, a single genomic region encodes these proteins:
- the rplL gene encoding 50S ribosomal protein L7/L12, whose amino-acid sequence MADLKKFAEDLVNLTVKEVNELAEILKTEYGIEPAAAAVAVAAGPVGGEEAAAEEKNSFDVILKSAGTAKLAVVKAVKELTGLGLKEAKDLVDAAPSELKKGVTKDEADALKKQLEEAGAEVELK is encoded by the coding sequence ATGGCAGACTTAAAAAAATTTGCTGAAGACCTGGTTAACTTAACTGTAAAAGAGGTTAATGAACTAGCCGAAATTTTAAAAACTGAGTACGGTATTGAACCAGCTGCTGCAGCTGTTGCTGTTGCTGCAGGACCTGTAGGTGGTGAAGAAGCCGCTGCTGAAGAAAAGAATTCATTCGATGTAATTCTTAAGAGCGCTGGCACTGCAAAACTTGCAGTTGTTAAAGCGGTTAAAGAACTTACCGGACTAGGGCTTAAAGAAGCTAAAGATCTAGTTGACGCTGCTCCAAGTGAATTGAAAAAAGGTGTAACAAAAGACGAAGCTGACGCTTTGAAAAAACAACTTGAAGAGGCTGGAGCAGAAGTTGAACTTAAATAG
- the rplJ gene encoding 50S ribosomal protein L10, which translates to MKKEDKKRIIEQISADLQKYENFYLTDIATLNAEKTSILRRECNTEDIKLVVVKNTLLQKAFESLDKNYEELYPVLKGNTAIMFSDVANAPAKLIDKHKADKIPVFKGAYVQESFFIGANTLKDLVNIKSKTELIGDVIGLLQSPAKNVISALQSGGNTIHGVLKTLSERES; encoded by the coding sequence ATGAAAAAGGAAGATAAAAAACGAATAATAGAGCAAATATCAGCTGATCTGCAGAAATACGAAAACTTCTATCTCACAGACATTGCAACATTAAATGCAGAGAAAACGAGTATATTAAGAAGAGAATGTAACACTGAAGATATTAAGCTGGTAGTTGTTAAGAATACCTTATTGCAAAAAGCATTCGAATCATTAGATAAGAACTATGAAGAGCTGTATCCTGTATTAAAAGGAAATACAGCTATTATGTTCTCTGATGTAGCAAATGCTCCTGCTAAGCTAATTGATAAACATAAGGCAGATAAGATACCTGTATTTAAAGGTGCTTATGTTCAGGAAAGCTTCTTTATTGGAGCAAACACACTGAAAGACCTTGTAAACATCAAGAGCAAAACAGAGCTTATTGGAGATGTTATTGGATTATTACAATCTCCTGCTAAGAATGTTATCTCAGCACTCCAATCCGGCGGTAATACTATACACGGAGTTCTGAAAACTCTGTCGGAAAGAGAATCTTAA
- the rplA gene encoding 50S ribosomal protein L1, which yields MSKLTKNQKLALSKIEVGKAYSLKEAAVLVKEITTTKFDASVDIDVRLGVDPRKANQMVRGVASLPHGTGKQVRVLVLCSPEVEAQAKEAGADYVGLDEYIEKIKGGWTDIDVIITQPQIMGKIGALGRILGPRGLMPNPKSGTVTPDVATAVKEVKQGKIDFKVDKAGIIHTSIGKVSFTPEQIRDNAREFIQTLIKLKPSAAKGTYIKSVYLSSTMSPGIKLDTKSLEETN from the coding sequence ATGAGTAAACTTACAAAAAATCAAAAGTTAGCTTTAAGTAAAATTGAAGTGGGGAAAGCCTATTCACTAAAAGAGGCAGCAGTTCTGGTTAAAGAAATTACTACAACTAAATTTGATGCTTCTGTTGATATCGATGTACGCCTAGGCGTGGATCCACGTAAAGCTAACCAAATGGTAAGAGGTGTTGCATCTCTTCCACACGGAACAGGAAAACAAGTAAGAGTTCTTGTATTGTGTTCTCCGGAGGTCGAAGCCCAAGCTAAAGAAGCTGGTGCCGACTACGTAGGACTGGATGAATATATCGAAAAAATTAAGGGTGGTTGGACAGATATTGATGTTATAATCACTCAACCGCAAATTATGGGTAAAATAGGTGCACTTGGCCGTATATTAGGTCCACGTGGTCTTATGCCTAACCCAAAGAGCGGTACTGTAACTCCCGACGTAGCAACTGCTGTGAAGGAAGTTAAACAGGGTAAAATCGACTTTAAAGTTGATAAAGCCGGTATTATTCATACTTCTATAGGAAAAGTATCATTTACGCCGGAACAGATTCGAGACAACGCTAGAGAATTTATCCAAACGTTGATCAAATTGAAACCGTCAGCAGCAAAAGGTACTTATATTAAGAGCGTTTATCTTTCTAGTACAATGAGTCCCGGTATTAAACTGGATACAAAATCATTAGAAGAAACCAATTAA
- the rplK gene encoding 50S ribosomal protein L11, with product MAKEVAGQLKLQIKGGAANPSPPVGPALGSKGLNIMDFCKQFNARTQDKAGKILPVVITYYADKSFDFIVKTPPVAVQLLEASKAKGGSAEPNRLKIAAITWEQVEAIAREKMTDLNCFTLESAMRMVAGTARSMGITVKGKFPQNINI from the coding sequence ATGGCTAAAGAAGTTGCCGGACAACTAAAATTACAAATTAAAGGAGGAGCTGCAAATCCATCACCTCCCGTAGGACCTGCATTAGGTTCGAAAGGACTAAATATTATGGATTTCTGCAAGCAATTCAATGCCAGGACTCAGGACAAAGCCGGTAAGATATTACCAGTGGTAATTACATACTATGCCGACAAGTCGTTTGATTTTATTGTTAAAACACCACCGGTTGCAGTACAACTGTTAGAAGCAAGTAAAGCAAAGGGAGGTTCAGCTGAACCTAATCGCTTAAAAATAGCTGCAATTACCTGGGAACAGGTTGAAGCTATTGCACGCGAGAAAATGACCGACTTAAACTGTTTCACACTGGAGTCTGCAATGAGAATGGTAGCTGGTACGGCCCGAAGCATGGGTATTACAGTAAAAGGGAAATTTCCTCAGAATATTAATATTTAA
- the nusG gene encoding transcription termination/antitermination protein NusG: MTEERKKWYVLRSVSGKENKVKEYLESEIKKTDLGKYISQVLIPTEKTFTVRNGKKVMKERAYLPGYVLIEAELTGEVIHELKNINFVAGFLPNTTNPQPLKESEVKRILGTMDELEEAGEDMDMKYYVGENVKVISGPFSSFSGVVEEVNDERKKLKVMVKIFGRKQLLELSYMQVEKE, translated from the coding sequence ATGACTGAAGAGAGAAAAAAATGGTACGTTTTGCGTTCCGTTAGTGGTAAGGAAAATAAGGTCAAAGAATATCTTGAGTCAGAGATAAAAAAAACCGATTTGGGGAAATATATTTCTCAAGTCTTAATCCCTACAGAGAAAACTTTTACGGTGCGAAACGGGAAAAAAGTGATGAAAGAACGCGCTTATCTTCCCGGCTATGTACTTATTGAAGCTGAACTGACAGGGGAGGTTATTCACGAACTTAAGAATATCAATTTTGTAGCCGGTTTTCTGCCTAATACAACTAACCCCCAACCTTTAAAAGAGTCGGAGGTTAAGCGTATTCTTGGCACAATGGATGAATTGGAAGAAGCTGGCGAAGATATGGATATGAAATACTATGTTGGAGAAAATGTTAAAGTGATCAGCGGTCCTTTCAGCAGTTTCTCTGGTGTGGTTGAAGAGGTGAATGACGAGAGAAAGAAACTCAAAGTGATGGTTAAAATTTTCGGCAGAAAACAGCTGCTGGAATTAAGTTATATGCAAGTAGAGAAAGAATAA
- the secE gene encoding preprotein translocase subunit SecE: MKKIVAYIKDSYTELVHKVSWPSKEELSGSTVIVLIASIIIALVVFGIDSLFEWILKILYGIL; this comes from the coding sequence ATGAAAAAAATAGTTGCATATATAAAGGATTCTTATACAGAATTAGTTCATAAGGTATCCTGGCCATCCAAAGAAGAACTATCCGGCAGTACGGTGATTGTTTTAATTGCTTCCATAATAATTGCCTTAGTAGTATTTGGAATAGATTCTTTATTTGAGTGGATATTAAAAATCCTCTACGGTATTTTATAA
- the tuf gene encoding elongation factor Tu, producing MAKEHFNRTKPHVNIGTIGHVDHGKTTLTAAITTVLGKKGFSQVRSFDSIDNAPEEKERGITINTSHVEYETAERHYAHVDCPGHADYVKNMVTGAAQMDGAIIVVASTDGPMPQTREHILLARQVNVPRLVVFMNKVDLVDDEEMLELVEMEMRELLSFYNFDGDNTPVIQGSALGALNGEPKWEEKIMELMDAVDTWIPLPPRDVDKPFLMPIEDVFSITGRGTVATGRIETGIIKTGEEVQIIGLGAEGKKSVVTGVEMFRKILDEGQAGDNVGLLLRGIDKDEIKRGMVISHPGKVKPHSKFKAEVYILKKEEGGRHTPFHNKYRPQFYIRTLDVTGEISLPEGVEMVMPGDNVTIDVELIYPVACNVGLRFAIREGGRTVGAGQITELID from the coding sequence ATGGCAAAAGAACATTTTAACCGGACGAAGCCGCATGTGAATATCGGTACTATCGGTCACGTTGACCACGGTAAAACTACTCTAACGGCTGCTATCACCACCGTCTTAGGAAAAAAAGGATTCTCACAGGTTCGCTCATTCGATTCAATCGACAACGCTCCGGAAGAAAAAGAAAGAGGTATTACAATCAATACTTCACACGTTGAATATGAAACTGCAGAACGTCACTATGCACACGTTGACTGTCCGGGTCACGCTGACTATGTAAAGAACATGGTTACTGGTGCTGCTCAGATGGACGGTGCTATTATAGTTGTTGCTTCAACTGATGGTCCAATGCCTCAGACACGTGAACACATTCTTCTTGCACGTCAGGTAAACGTTCCAAGGCTGGTTGTTTTCATGAATAAGGTTGACTTGGTTGACGACGAAGAGATGCTAGAATTAGTAGAAATGGAAATGCGTGAATTGCTTTCATTCTACAACTTCGATGGTGACAACACTCCGGTTATTCAAGGTTCTGCTCTTGGTGCACTTAACGGTGAGCCAAAATGGGAAGAAAAAATTATGGAGCTTATGGATGCTGTTGATACTTGGATTCCACTGCCTCCACGTGATGTTGACAAACCATTCTTGATGCCTATAGAAGACGTATTCTCAATTACTGGTCGTGGTACTGTTGCTACAGGTCGTATCGAAACAGGTATCATCAAAACTGGTGAAGAAGTACAGATCATCGGTCTAGGAGCTGAAGGCAAGAAATCAGTTGTTACAGGAGTTGAAATGTTCCGTAAGATCCTTGACGAAGGTCAGGCTGGTGATAACGTAGGACTTTTACTACGTGGTATCGACAAAGATGAAATCAAACGCGGTATGGTTATTTCTCACCCAGGTAAAGTTAAACCTCACTCTAAATTCAAAGCAGAGGTTTATATCCTGAAGAAAGAAGAAGGTGGACGTCACACTCCATTCCATAACAAATACCGTCCTCAGTTCTACATCCGTACACTTGACGTTACCGGTGAAATTTCTCTACCAGAAGGCGTAGAAATGGTTATGCCAGGTGACAACGTTACAATTGACGTTGAACTTATCTACCCAGTAGCATGTAACGTAGGTCTTCGTTTCGCGATCCGTGAAGGTGGACGTACAGTTGGTGCCGGACAGATTACTGAGCTGATTGACTAA
- the hpf gene encoding ribosome hibernation-promoting factor, HPF/YfiA family, which yields MELTIQSVNFDATEQLKAFTEKKVKKLQRFSDDIIQAEVILKVIKPESAKNKDAAIKINIKQKDAFANKTADTFEEAIDLCIMAIEKQIIKTKEKTKENF from the coding sequence ATGGAACTAACGATTCAATCTGTAAACTTTGATGCAACTGAACAATTGAAAGCATTTACTGAGAAAAAGGTTAAAAAGCTTCAGCGTTTTTCTGATGATATTATTCAGGCAGAAGTAATCCTGAAAGTAATCAAACCTGAATCGGCAAAAAACAAAGATGCAGCAATTAAGATAAATATCAAACAAAAAGATGCATTCGCAAATAAAACTGCAGATACTTTCGAAGAGGCTATCGACCTGTGTATTATGGCAATTGAGAAACAAATCATAAAAACTAAAGAAAAAACTAAGGAAAACTTTTGA
- a CDS encoding tyrosine-type recombinase/integrase has translation MWKEKFTEYLRYEKNYSSQTEISYLIDLTQFEDFVVEETGSFNPSEIDSDIVRIWMSRLMEQGMKPSSVNRKLSSLKTFFNFLERKELIGKNPVKLVSGLKTSKRLPVFVNNRDMTRILDSPDNYSDDFTGCRDRFLIELLYVTGMRRAEVISLKDSDIDFSSSSLKVTGKGNKQRFIPFSDDTKNKILKYIEVRDKEIKNKSPFLIVKENGEPLSPVQVYNIIRNHLNDIPTLSKRSPHVIRHSFATEMMNNGAEINAVKELLGHVSLSSTEIYTHVTFEEMKKTYQKAHPRAKK, from the coding sequence ATGTGGAAAGAAAAATTTACAGAATATCTCCGTTATGAGAAGAACTACTCTTCTCAGACGGAGATTTCTTATTTAATAGATCTCACTCAGTTCGAAGATTTTGTTGTAGAAGAGACTGGTAGTTTCAATCCATCTGAAATCGACAGCGATATTGTAAGAATATGGATGAGCAGGCTAATGGAACAGGGAATGAAACCTTCATCCGTGAACAGGAAGCTAAGCTCATTAAAAACGTTCTTTAATTTTTTAGAGAGAAAAGAGTTAATAGGAAAAAATCCGGTTAAGCTTGTCTCAGGATTAAAAACCTCAAAGAGGCTTCCTGTCTTTGTTAACAACAGAGATATGACACGTATTCTGGATAGTCCGGATAATTATTCTGACGATTTTACAGGCTGCCGGGATCGTTTTTTAATTGAACTGCTATATGTAACAGGAATGCGACGTGCAGAGGTTATTTCATTAAAAGACAGCGACATTGATTTCAGCTCTTCCAGTCTTAAAGTGACAGGAAAAGGAAACAAACAGCGCTTTATACCATTTTCTGATGATACAAAGAATAAAATTCTAAAATATATAGAAGTAAGAGACAAAGAAATTAAGAACAAATCTCCTTTTTTGATTGTTAAAGAAAATGGAGAGCCATTAAGTCCTGTACAAGTTTATAATATTATTCGGAACCATTTGAACGACATCCCTACTCTTTCAAAAAGGAGTCCACATGTGATACGTCATTCATTTGCTACCGAAATGATGAACAATGGTGCAGAAATTAATGCTGTAAAGGAATTGCTGGGACATGTTAGTCTCTCTTCGACGGAAATCTATACTCATGTCACATTTGAAGAAATGAAAAAAACTTATCAAAAAGCTCATCCCAGAGCAAAAAAATAG
- the rpsU gene encoding 30S ribosomal protein S21, with protein sequence MIIVPLKEGENIERALKKFKRKYEKTGVVKELRRRQAYIKPSVKNRKQKQHAVYVQKMQENEE encoded by the coding sequence ATGATAATTGTACCGTTAAAAGAAGGCGAAAACATTGAAAGAGCCTTGAAAAAATTTAAACGCAAATATGAAAAAACAGGTGTAGTTAAAGAGCTTCGCAGACGTCAGGCATACATTAAACCTTCTGTGAAGAATCGTAAACAAAAACAACACGCTGTTTACGTTCAGAAAATGCAAGAAAACGAAGAATAA
- the dnaK gene encoding molecular chaperone DnaK codes for MGKIIGIDLGTTNSCVSVMEGNEPVVIPNNEGKRTTPSVVAFVENGERKVGDPAKRQAITNPHNTVSSIKTFMGETYEQVQKEIGRVPYKVVRGDNNTPRVDINGQLYTPQEISAIVLQKMKKTAEDYLGQEVKEAVITVPAYFSDAQRQATKEAGEIAGLTVRRIVNEPTAAALAYGLDKQNKDSKIAVFDLGGGTFDISILELGDGVFEVKSTNGNTHLGGDDFDHRIIDWLADEFIKDEGIDLRKDPMALQRLKEAAEKAKIELSSATSTEINLPYIMPVNGIPKHLVKTLTRAKFEQLIDDLLQKCKEPIHNAMRDAGLTNSDIDEVILVGGSTRIPAVQDLVESLFGKKPHKGVNPDEVVAVGAAIQGAVLTGEVKDVLLLDVTPLSLGIETLGGVMTKLIDANTTIPTRKSEVFSTAADNQPSVQINVLQGERSLAKDNKQIGVFNLDGIPPAPRGVPQIEVTFDIDANGILNVTAKDKASGKEQKIRIEASSGLSEDEIKRMKEEAAANAEADRKEKERIDKLNHADSTIFQTEKQLKDLGDKIPADKKAPIEAALNKLKEAHKAQNLEAIDAATNELNAVFQAASQEMYNAANAQGGAQPGADSGQQSSQGGDTSTNNDVTDVDFEEVK; via the coding sequence ATGGGAAAAATAATCGGAATCGACTTAGGTACAACTAACTCTTGTGTCTCTGTGATGGAGGGCAATGAACCTGTTGTAATACCTAATAACGAAGGAAAACGCACAACACCCTCCGTTGTTGCTTTTGTTGAAAACGGTGAGCGTAAAGTAGGTGATCCTGCAAAACGTCAGGCAATCACAAATCCACATAATACAGTTTCTTCCATAAAAACATTTATGGGTGAGACATATGAACAGGTACAGAAGGAAATTGGCCGTGTACCGTATAAAGTGGTGCGTGGCGATAACAATACACCTCGAGTAGACATTAACGGACAACTTTATACACCTCAGGAAATTTCTGCCATTGTTCTTCAGAAAATGAAAAAGACTGCAGAAGATTATCTTGGTCAGGAAGTTAAAGAGGCTGTTATTACTGTACCTGCATACTTTAGCGATGCACAGCGCCAGGCTACTAAAGAGGCAGGGGAAATTGCAGGTCTTACTGTACGTCGTATTGTAAACGAACCAACTGCTGCTGCTCTTGCTTATGGTCTTGACAAACAGAACAAGGATTCTAAAATAGCAGTATTCGACTTAGGTGGTGGTACTTTTGATATCTCTATCCTTGAGCTGGGTGATGGAGTTTTTGAAGTGAAGTCTACAAATGGTAATACTCACCTTGGTGGTGATGACTTCGACCATAGAATTATCGACTGGCTGGCAGATGAGTTTATAAAGGATGAAGGTATCGATCTGCGTAAAGATCCTATGGCACTTCAAAGATTAAAAGAGGCTGCAGAAAAGGCTAAAATTGAACTTTCAAGTGCAACTTCTACTGAAATAAACCTGCCTTATATAATGCCGGTAAACGGTATTCCAAAGCATCTTGTAAAAACACTTACACGTGCTAAGTTCGAACAGCTGATTGATGATCTTTTACAGAAATGTAAAGAGCCAATTCATAACGCGATGAGAGATGCAGGATTGACTAATTCTGATATTGATGAGGTTATCCTTGTTGGTGGATCAACAAGAATTCCTGCTGTACAAGATCTGGTAGAATCTCTATTTGGCAAAAAACCACATAAAGGTGTAAATCCTGACGAGGTTGTTGCTGTTGGAGCTGCTATTCAGGGAGCTGTATTAACCGGTGAAGTAAAAGATGTACTGTTGCTGGATGTGACACCTCTTTCACTTGGTATTGAAACATTAGGTGGTGTTATGACTAAGCTTATTGATGCAAACACTACTATTCCTACCAGAAAGAGTGAAGTATTCTCTACTGCTGCAGACAATCAGCCATCTGTACAAATTAACGTACTACAGGGAGAACGCTCTTTGGCAAAAGACAACAAGCAAATTGGAGTTTTCAACCTTGATGGAATTCCACCTGCTCCACGTGGTGTACCTCAGATTGAAGTTACTTTTGATATAGATGCCAATGGTATACTAAACGTAACAGCAAAAGATAAGGCATCAGGAAAAGAACAGAAGATCCGTATCGAAGCTTCATCAGGATTAAGTGAAGATGAAATCAAACGAATGAAGGAGGAAGCTGCTGCAAATGCTGAGGCAGACAGAAAAGAGAAAGAGCGTATTGATAAGCTCAATCATGCAGACTCAACAATCTTCCAGACTGAAAAGCAATTGAAGGATCTTGGAGATAAGATTCCTGCTGATAAGAAAGCTCCTATCGAAGCTGCATTAAATAAATTGAAAGAGGCTCATAAAGCACAAAACTTAGAAGCAATTGACGCTGCAACAAATGAACTTAACGCAGTATTCCAGGCAGCTTCTCAGGAAATGTACAATGCAGCTAATGCTCAGGGAGGAGCACAGCCAGGGGCAGACAGTGGTCAGCAATCGTCACAGGGAGGTGACACATCAACTAATAATGATGTAACTGATGTAGATTTCGAAGAGGTTAAATAA
- a CDS encoding DUF4301 family protein — protein sequence MYTKQDLDLLNKKGISESQIETQLDYFRSGFPFLQIESAASIGKGILKIEEEDEPKYIEAWNRYLNSNKKVTKFVPASGAASRMFKDLYAFYNSDYDEPVTDFEKTFFENIQNFAFYTSLDETCKSLIGKSASKLLEEGSYKDIIAALLSADDLDYGNLPKGLLLFHKYPEGNRTPVGEHLTEGVLYAKNADGLVNVHFTVSEEHLQLFELLVAARKINYEQKLNAKFSVTYSIQKPSTDTIAVDINNEPFRDEDGSLLFRPGGHGALIENLNDIETDIIFIKNVDNVVPDRLKENEAHYKKLLAGVLITVQQRAFNYLNRLVSDDVSDEELSEMLSFTRNELFITTKEEFETKDDLKKYLRKKLDRPYRVCGMVKNVGEPGGGPFIAVNPDGTTSPQILESSQIDKNNPEAMDAFKNGSHFNPVDLVCGVKCFQNNKFNLTKYVDKNTGFISQKSKDGRDLKALELPGLWNGAMSDWNTIFVEVPISTFNPVKTVNDLLRPEHQ from the coding sequence ATGTATACAAAACAAGACCTGGATTTACTCAATAAAAAAGGAATCTCGGAATCTCAGATTGAAACACAACTGGATTATTTCAGATCCGGCTTCCCTTTCCTGCAGATTGAATCCGCTGCATCAATTGGGAAAGGTATTTTAAAAATTGAAGAGGAGGATGAGCCTAAATATATAGAGGCTTGGAATAGATATCTTAATAGCAATAAAAAGGTGACAAAATTTGTGCCAGCTTCTGGAGCAGCAAGTCGCATGTTTAAAGATTTATATGCTTTTTATAATTCTGATTATGATGAACCTGTAACTGATTTTGAAAAAACATTTTTTGAAAATATTCAGAATTTCGCATTTTACACTTCACTAGATGAAACTTGTAAATCATTAATAGGTAAAAGTGCATCAAAATTGCTGGAGGAGGGGAGTTACAAAGATATTATTGCTGCATTACTTTCAGCGGATGACCTTGACTATGGTAATTTGCCAAAAGGGCTATTGCTTTTCCATAAATATCCCGAAGGCAACAGAACACCTGTGGGAGAACATTTGACCGAAGGTGTACTTTATGCCAAAAATGCAGACGGGTTGGTAAATGTTCATTTTACTGTATCTGAAGAGCATCTTCAATTGTTTGAACTGTTGGTGGCTGCAAGAAAAATAAATTATGAGCAAAAGCTTAATGCGAAATTTTCGGTAACATACAGTATTCAGAAACCTTCAACCGATACAATTGCTGTAGATATTAACAATGAACCCTTCAGAGATGAAGATGGTTCACTCCTGTTCCGTCCCGGTGGGCATGGGGCATTGATAGAGAATCTTAATGATATTGAAACAGATATTATTTTTATAAAGAATGTTGATAATGTTGTTCCCGACAGATTGAAAGAAAATGAAGCTCATTATAAAAAACTACTGGCAGGAGTTCTTATCACAGTACAACAGCGTGCTTTTAATTATTTGAACAGACTAGTGTCAGATGATGTAAGTGATGAGGAGTTATCAGAAATGCTCTCATTTACCAGGAATGAACTTTTTATTACCACAAAAGAGGAGTTTGAGACAAAAGATGATCTTAAAAAGTATCTGAGAAAAAAACTTGATCGTCCATACAGAGTATGCGGTATGGTAAAGAATGTGGGTGAACCTGGAGGCGGACCTTTTATTGCAGTTAATCCGGACGGCACCACATCACCTCAGATTCTTGAGAGTTCTCAGATAGATAAAAATAATCCTGAGGCAATGGATGCTTTTAAGAATGGTTCTCATTTCAATCCTGTTGATCTTGTTTGTGGAGTAAAATGTTTTCAGAATAATAAATTCAATCTGACAAAATACGTGGATAAAAATACAGGATTTATATCCCAGAAATCAAAAGATGGAAGAGATCTGAAAGCATTGGAGCTGCCGGGACTATGGAATGGAGCTATGAGCGACTGGAATACCATTTTTGTTGAAGTACCGATATCAACCTTCAATCCTGTTAAGACAGTAAATGATCTACTGAGGCCGGAGCATCAATAA